From the Brachybacterium sillae genome, the window GTGATCGACGGCTTCTTCGGGGGACTCGAAGACCAGCAGCTCCTCGCCCGGCTCGTAGTGCATAGCGACGTCTTGGCGGTCAATGAGCTGCACTGCCCCCACCCCGCACGCCTCGAAGGTGCGCATGGTGAAGCCGTCCTGGTCCCGGTGAATGTTGAGGGTGGCCCGGCTTGCCGCCATCACGCCGTAGGCCGCGGCCCGCGGCAGGTCGCGGCCCGCAGGGATCGCGGGGCGGGCGCTGCCCCAGGTGCGAGCGCGGTCGCGCAGGTCATGCGACCAGCTACGCCCGTAAGCCCGCACGGGCAACCCAGCCGCCGCGATCGCCTCGAGCACCCGGCTGCGATTCGGGTAGAGCGCGCCAATGAAGGTGGTCTCGTCGGTGGCGGGTCGGTGTGCCACCTCCAGCAGATGGTCGAAACCATCCGGGACGTGCACGGCATCGATCCCCTGCTGCTGAAACGCCAGGCAGTCCAGCGGAGAGTAGCTCGCCACCCGGCCGGGCAGTGTCAGCCGCTCCCGTTCCCACCGGGTGCGGCGCACCTCGTCATACAGCCACAGCACCGTCGCCGCCCCGTGCTGGTCAAAGGCCTCCCAGACGGTATCGGGTAGCACGTCACCTTTGATGACGAGCACCACGTCGGGATGCACCGTGCGCACGGCCTCGATCACACCCCGCGCCGCACGCTGTTCACGCTGCGCGGTGGTGTCGCGCCCAACCTGCTCCGGCAGCTCCAGAACGAGCTTGTTATGAAGCTTCGCACCGACCCCCGCGAACTTGTCATACAGGTGCGTGGTGACGTCGAACCCGAGCTCCGTGAACGCCGCCGCGACGGCGGCGTCGTACCCGTGGAACGAGGGGCTGACAATCAGCAATCGCCGAGGGGCCACGACGCGACGCACTTCGCTAGCGGATCTCTGAGAGTCGCCTCCCGGTTGCCCCGGCGGGCACGGGCTGTTCTCCCAGGAAGAGCGGATGAAGTCCGCGACCGCGTCCTGCGGGGAGATTCGCGGCAGCGGGCCACCGAGCTCGCGGACGCGGCTCATGTCGGCGTTGGCGTCCTGGATGTCCCCCGCGCGGTGCACTTCCACGTGCTCGATCGGCACCTTCGGCCCGGGGGACCCGGCGATGGAGTATTCGGCGAGCTGCAGCAGGGTGATGCGCTGCCCGGTGCCGGCGTTGACCACCAGCTCCCCGCCGTCCCGCACTGACGTCAGGACCCACGCGATGATCCGAGTGACATCCTGCACGTGGACGAAGTCGCGGGTCTGGGAGCCGTCGCCGTAGATCGACAGGGGGCGGCCCTCCCGCAGTCGGGCGAGGAACGCGGCGAGGACACCGGTGTATGGGTTGTGGAGGGCCTGGCCCGGGCCGATGACGTTCTGGGGGCGGACGATGCCCAGACCCACCCGGCCGGCGATCTCCTGGCGGGCGGCCTCCTCGGCGAGCGACTTGGTCTCCCCGTACACCGAGACGGGGCGGTGGGGGTCGTCCTCGGTGGAGTCCGCGGGCACGGCGCGTTCGCAGCAGACGG encodes:
- a CDS encoding NAD-dependent epimerase/dehydratase family protein, whose product is MTLLITGGAGFIGQHLARLLVADGHQVAALDSLHPQVHLDPEAAAEAFPGAVHRGDVSDEAAWAQPGDDIEAIIHLAAETGTGQSMYEQDRYHRANVEGTRLAAREAVRRGVPLVSLSSRAVYGEGRHECPEHATTFGAVCCERAVPADSTEDDPHRPVSVYGETKSLAEEAARQEIAGRVGLGIVRPQNVIGPGQALHNPYTGVLAAFLARLREGRPLSIYGDGSQTRDFVHVQDVTRIIAWVLTSVRDGGELVVNAGTGQRITLLQLAEYSIAGSPGPKVPIEHVEVHRAGDIQDANADMSRVRELGGPLPRISPQDAVADFIRSSWENSPCPPGQPGGDSQRSASEVRRVVAPRRLLIVSPSFHGYDAAVAAAFTELGFDVTTHLYDKFAGVGAKLHNKLVLELPEQVGRDTTAQREQRAARGVIEAVRTVHPDVVLVIKGDVLPDTVWEAFDQHGAATVLWLYDEVRRTRWERERLTLPGRVASYSPLDCLAFQQQGIDAVHVPDGFDHLLEVAHRPATDETTFIGALYPNRSRVLEAIAAAGLPVRAYGRSWSHDLRDRARTWGSARPAIPAGRDLPRAAAYGVMAASRATLNIHRDQDGFTMRTFEACGVGAVQLIDRQDVAMHYEPGEELLVFESPEEAVDHVRRLERDASLAARLREAGRRRTLAEHTLVHRARTLADLW